A single window of Corythoichthys intestinalis isolate RoL2023-P3 chromosome 21, ASM3026506v1, whole genome shotgun sequence DNA harbors:
- the LOC130909180 gene encoding uncharacterized protein LOC130909180 codes for MGPGLAAWFSWTCLLLISSAATFPLQNMYQRPLYKMTGRHSPLPKDQRPSLRSVQQKYLPQFPGSQSSPSAETPSVASTEYAKKGLSAPESGSSWPVYDPTSSHKSHAVEQVSTAIAPPAANPSGHLHQSWAVYGPVEEPHFSHKPSTGKVDTVKGQQTLNPGVDMPPNWALYNPVYEPSSESLTSPEVFSGGVEESSLETGNEESAFNPGGNWHHVWEAFNPFNAQPSGYTSTGIKGQQVANPDELSQNSKYEPPPKFESNTPEVPPGPGEGEPAANTGIDWHLSGYVPSTGDVKGELPASPEGNIPSWEMNPLPSNFETSTVPELPPGKGNWQHSSYKPSTGGVKGQSAANLPGNMPPNWASYSSVYEPTAPEAVPGGVKGSLRKGQHPAIPGDNLNHGWEAYHSAYEPPFSYESPTAPGNLPQSWESYSQEYEPSDPVKGKPHGTAKGQQTKLGGNQQQHWAGYSPVNMQGSSYKPSHGGVKGQQAVDPVGVFHNWESHSSIGHPSYESPVPSPGVQEGPSGTGQLASKTNGPSWVKVKHPGKGQSGNWHKGHIQASKVPSHPVKLPPGKGQSTAIPNGGLHTNLASSSSVYDKSQKYTPQIAPVHIQEHFQVNQPAGTDETAASEPGVNMAHGWTKMDPATSQGGNWHKGHIQASKVPSHPVKLPPGKGQSTAIPDGALHTNWESSSSVYDKSQKYTPPIAPVYIQEHQPAGIDENAASQPGVNMAHSWTKMDPATSQSGNWHQMQAHKIPPPPGTKIGTGKEQSGANPVDEMFPNLATIGLFNPFPSYEPSGGIETGSGQPGANPSYKWPPVSSPTNNKHPTWSGIHIRHPHVNGQHANPSGNLHTNWAEYSSVAENPPSYTAPVVPQGHLQVSLPSGSEANAASEPSSHWQKVHMQAHKGQTPSNPGDKLHPHRVGSSVYDRSQSHIPSIAPINTQQHLKVNLPATTGKGGPPALPSTHVNPTNPYWNSHQWSSTHQDHTGKGANPFYDRPSAPWVSNPEDDDDDDDNEDPDDENDDGIKMYIVQNRNGYQNERSEFSRMRYFQQYIPLIPPPGVLRKTSPKA; via the exons ATGGGGCCCGGCCTCGCTGCATG GTTTTCTTGGACCTGCCTGCTCTTAATTAGCAGTGCTGCAACTTTCCCCCTACAAAACATGT ATCAAAGGCCCCTCTACAAGATGACTGGTAGGCATTCCCCACTACCCAAAGACCAGCGTCCTTCCCTCAGGTCGGTGCAGCAAAAGTACTTGCCCCAATTCCCTGGAAGCCAGTCCTCACCCAGTGCTGAGACTCCCAGTGTGGCCTCAACAGAATATGCCAAAAAGGGCTTGAGTGCTCCTGAGTCAGGTTCAAGTTGGCCTGTTTATGATCCAACCTCCAGCCATAAGTCACATGCTGTGGAACAAGTTAGCACTGCAATTGCACCTCCGGCAGCCAATCCTAGTGGCCACCTGCACCAAAGTTGGGCTGTGTATGGTCCAGTAGAGGAGCCACATTTCAGCCACAAACCCTCAACTGGTAAAGTTGATACTGTTAAGGGGCAACAAACATTGAATCCAGGTGTGGACATGCCCCCAAACTGGGCATTGTACAATCCAGTGTATGAGCCATCTTCTGAATCTCTAACCTCTCCTGAAGTTTTTTCTGGTGGTGTGGAAGAGAGTTCCCTTGAAACTGGCAATGAGGAATCTGCATTCAACCCCGGTGGCAACTGGCACCATGTTTGGGAAGCATTCAATCCATTTAACGCACAGCCTTCTGGGTACACATCCACTGGCATAAAGGGCCAGCAAGTGGCAAATCCAGATGAACTCTCCCAAAACTCGAAATATGAGCCACCTCCCAAATTTGAATCCAATACCCCTGAGGTTCCTCCTGGCCCCGGTGAAGGGGAACCTGCAGCAAATACGGGCATTGACTGGCACCTTTCTGGCTACGTACCCTCAACAGGTGATGTAAAGGGAGAGTTGCCAGCAAGTCCAGAAGGTAACATTCCAAGTTGGGAAATGAATCCGCTCCCTTCCAATTTTGAAACTTCAACTGTTCCTGAGCTTCCTCCTGGAAAGGGGAACTGGCAACACTCTAGCTACAAGCCCTCAACAGGTGGCGTAAAAGGACAATCTGCAGCAAATTTACCTGGTAACATGCCCCCAAATTGGGCATCATACAGTTCTGTGTATGAACCAACTGCTCCTGAGGCTGTTCCCGGTGGTGTAAAAGGGAGTCTTCGCAAAGGGCAACATCCAGCTATTCCAGGTGACAACTTGAACCACGGTTGGGAAGCATACCATTCAGCATACGAGCCACCTTTCAGCTATGAATCCCCAACTGCTCCTGGTAACCTCCCCCAAAGTTGGGAATCGTATAGTCAAGAGTACGAGCCTTCTGATCCAGTTAAAGGAAAACCTCATGGCACAGCGAAGGGGCAGCAAACTAAACTGGGTGGTAACCAGCAACAACATTGGGCAGGGTACAGTCCCGTCAATATGCAAGGCTCCAGCTACAAACCTTCACATGGTGGTGTGAAAGGACAGCAAGCAGTAGATCCAGTGGGAGTATTCCACAATTGGGAATCTCATAGTTCCATCGGGCATCCTTCCTATGAATCTCCTGTGCCATCCCCTGGTGTACAGGAGGGTCCTTCTGGGACAGGTCAGCTAGCATCCAAGACAAATGGTCCTAGTTGGGTAAAAGTGAAGCATCCTGGTAAGGGTCAAAGTGGCAACTGGCACAAAGGGCACATCCAAGCCTCTAAGGTACCCTCACACCCAGTCAAATTGCCTCCTGGTAAGGGACAGTCTACAGCTATTCCAAATGGTGGCTTGCACACAAATTTGGCTTCATCTAGTTCAGTTTATGACAAGTCACAAAAATACACTCCCCAAATTGCTCCTGTACACATCCAGGAGCACTTTCAAGTGAATCAGCCTGCTGGTACTGATGAGACTGCTGCATCTGAGCCCGGTGTAAACATGGCCCATGGTTGGACAAAAATGGATCCTGCAACAAGTCAAGGTGGTAATTGGCACAAAGGGCACATCCAAGCCTCTAAGGTACCCTCACACCCAGTCAAATTACCTCCTGGTAAGGGACAGTCTACAGCTATTCCAGATGGTGCCTTGCACACAAATTGGGAATCATCCAGTTCAGTTTATGACAAGTCACAAAAATACACTCCCCCAATTGCTCCTGTGTACATTCAGGAGCATCAGCCTGCTGGTATTGATGAGAATGCTGCATCTCAGCCCGGTGTAAACATGGCCCATAGTTGGACAAAAATGGATCCTGCAACAAGTCAAAGTGGTAACTGGCACCAAATGCAAGCCCACAAAATACCCCCACCTCCTGGAACCAAAATTGGCACTGGTAAGGAACAGTCAGGAGCTAATCCAGTTGatgaaatgttcccaaatctGGCAACAATTGGTCTTTTCAATCCATTTCCCAGCTATGAGCCAAGTGGTGGTATTGAAACTGGAAGTGGGCAACCGGGAGCCAACCCAAGTTACAAATGGCCTCCAGTGTCTAGTCCAACCAACAACAAACACCCAACCTGGTCTGGTATTCATATAAGACACCCTCATGTGAATGGCCAACATGCTAATCCATCTGGCAACCTGCACACAAATTGGGCAGAGTACAGTTCAGTTGCTGAGAACCCACCAAGCTACACTGCTCCTGTAGTCCCCCAGGGACATTTACAAGTCAGTCTTCCTTCTGGTAGTGAAGCTAATGCTGCATCTGAGCCCTCCAGTCACTGGCAGAAAGTGCACATGCAAGCCCATAAGGGACAGACCCCATCTAATCCAGGTGACAAACTGCACCCACACCGGGTAGGCAGTTCAGTTTATGACCGTTCCCAAAGCCACATTCCCTCAATTGCTCCTATAAATACTCAGCAGCATTTAAAAGTGAATCTGCCAGCTACCACTGGAAAGGGGGGTCCTCCTGCCTTGCCAAGCACTCATGTGAACCCCACCAATCCTTATTGGAACTCTCACCAGTGGTCCTCTACGCATCAAGACCACACTGGCAAAGGTGCAAACCCTTTTTACGACAGACCCAGTGCCCCATGGGTGTCAAATCCagaagacgacgacgacgacgatgaCAATGAAGATCCTGATGATGAAAATGACGACGGCATTAAAatgtacattgtgcaaaaccgaAATGGCTACCAGAATGAACGAAGCGAATTCTCCAGAATGCGTTACTTCCAGCAGTATATACCTCTCATTCCCCCACCTGGAGTGTTGCGGAAAACTTCACCGAAGGCATAA
- the hcar1-3 gene encoding hydroxycarboxylic acid receptor 2, with the protein MSSNVTATPAPGGGCPPVGIQLEGVILPPVLAIDVLLGLLGNLVALWIFCFRIKSWNANTVFLFNLVVADFLALLSLPLRIDALLRGHWVFGDAPCRLNLFLMFSNRTASIALMTIIAFYRYFKVVHPHHRFNRMTKHQAAGFSLVVWLLMSSPRIPLLAYNHIKGSGSKTQCFFFTSYKEASRGIIILVAMHRILTVLEFVIALVLLVFCSVRISLFLKKRQMGKPEKVRRAMRVCVAIVVIFLVCFLPTTITTLGIWLNRSLRPWDCNAFYMLTQLNIVSLGLNFLNSALDPIVYVFSSTMFRTALLAAIPRRLRCCQVEDSERSSSTSQSTSQIELRMTRASEAL; encoded by the exons atgagttcaaacgtGACGGCAACGCCAGCGCCCGGCGGCGGGTGCCCGCCGGTGGGCATCCAGTTGGAGGGTGTTATACTGCCACCGGTGCTAGCCATAGATGTGTTACTAGGCTTGCTGGGAAACCTGGTGGCATTGTGGATCTTCTGCTTCCGGATCAAGTCGTGGAACGCAAATACTGTGTTTCTCTTCAACCTGGTGGTGGCCGACTTCCTCGCGCTGCTCAGCCTGCCGCTTCGCATCGACGCCCTCCTGCGGGGCCACTGGGTGTTCGGTGACGCCCCATGCCGCCTCAACCTCTTCCTCATGTTCTCCAACCGCACTGCCAGCATCGCCCTCATGACCATCATCGCCTTCTATCGATACTTCAAG GTTGTGCACCCCCACCACCGCTTTAACCGCATGACCAAGCATCAGGCAGCTGGGTTTTCGCTGGTCGTGTGGCTGCTGATGAGCAGTCCTCGCATCCCTTTGCTGGCCTACAATCACATCAAGGGAAGCGGAAGCAAAAcacagtgtttcttcttcacgtcCTACAAGGAGGCGTCTCGAG GCATCATCATCCTGGTGGCGATGCATCGCATCCTGACCGTGTTGGAATTTGTCATTGCGCTAGTTTTGCTCGTCTTCTGCTCCGTGAGGATTTCCCTCTTCCTGAAAAAGCGGCAGATGGGAAAACCTGAAAAGGTGCGCAGGGCCATGCGGGTGTGTGTAGCCATCGTGGTCATTTTCCTGGTGTGCTTCCTGCCCACTACCATCACCACGCTGGGGATCTGGCTGAACCGCAGCCTCCGCCCGTGGGACTGCAATGCCTTTTACATGCTCACCCAGCTCAACATCGTATCCCTAGGGCTCAACTTCCTCAACTCTGCCTTGGACCCCATTGTCTATGTCTTCTCCAGCACCATGTTCAGGACGGCGCTCCTGGCGGCCATACCCCGAAGACTGCGGTGTTGTCAGGTAGAGGACAGTGAGCGCTCCTCGTCTACATCTCAGTCCACAAGCCAGATAGAGCTCAGGATGACGAGAGCCAGTGAAGCCTTGTAA